From Deltaproteobacteria bacterium, a single genomic window includes:
- a CDS encoding enoyl-CoA hydratase/isomerase family protein, producing MDSELYPLHRNPLLKRPDQPLPQEIAIIGAGTIGPDIGYYFKSVMPHARLVLVDVVEKPLENARKRIEGYIQKALDKKKMKPDQAEEAGKNIVYTMDYSEIAGADLVIEAATENLDIKRKIVARVEDLVRPDTIITSNTSSIPAERIFSGANRPQRTTVTHFFAPAWRNPAVEVIKWKAVDQGIVDYLTWMFCLTGKVPIVSRSEICFILDRVFDNWCNDAALMLDFATAAQIDQVAREFVSAGPFFVLNLARGNPIVVEANSLQMEEGYHYRPAHILRSVESWATGGPGKTVEVDPELAARVRDRLLGVLFSQCFDVVNRGIGTLEDLNLGCQIALGFRKGPFDVMRDLGEERVRRIMTTFQAERPGMPGMEGGLERYQNFKRNVLVDDLKGVKVITIRRPHVMNALNTEVNSEILQVIRENEADSSVRGFIITGYGDRAFSAGAEIGRFPEVLGDIEASIELCRESSRLFRYLDRSNKPVVAAVNGMALGGGLELAIRCHRIVATRKAWFQFPEVTLGILPGTGGLVVPYRRWPHGALLFHDMLRLATRVTAPEAHEIGMVACLAEDYEGMIQRAVEEVERIDGRIERITDGPVAIPPPSPLEAPAAGDLRLSSQVVETITEAIKQAAAASSFEEALEVGYRAFGRVSATPAAREGVSAFMEKRRPDFKAYDQT from the coding sequence ATGGATTCGGAGTTGTACCCCCTTCATCGAAACCCTCTGCTCAAAAGGCCGGACCAGCCTCTTCCGCAAGAGATTGCCATTATCGGTGCCGGAACCATCGGCCCGGATATTGGTTACTATTTCAAGAGCGTAATGCCCCATGCCCGGCTGGTCCTTGTCGATGTCGTGGAGAAACCCTTGGAGAATGCAAGGAAGAGGATTGAAGGGTATATCCAAAAGGCCCTGGACAAGAAGAAGATGAAACCGGACCAGGCCGAAGAGGCCGGGAAGAACATCGTCTATACGATGGACTATTCAGAGATCGCCGGTGCGGATCTCGTGATCGAGGCGGCCACCGAAAACCTCGATATCAAGCGGAAGATCGTTGCCCGGGTCGAGGATCTGGTCAGACCGGATACCATAATCACCTCGAATACGAGTTCGATTCCTGCAGAGAGGATCTTCTCAGGGGCGAATCGCCCCCAGAGAACCACTGTTACACACTTTTTTGCTCCGGCCTGGCGGAACCCTGCCGTCGAGGTGATCAAGTGGAAGGCTGTCGACCAGGGAATCGTCGACTACCTCACCTGGATGTTCTGCCTGACGGGCAAGGTCCCCATAGTCTCGAGGAGTGAGATCTGCTTTATTCTGGACCGGGTTTTTGACAACTGGTGTAACGACGCGGCTCTTATGCTGGACTTTGCCACCGCAGCCCAAATCGATCAGGTGGCCCGGGAGTTTGTCTCTGCAGGGCCTTTTTTTGTGTTGAACCTGGCTCGGGGGAATCCCATCGTTGTAGAAGCCAATTCCCTACAGATGGAGGAGGGGTATCACTACAGGCCTGCCCACATACTCAGGTCCGTAGAAAGCTGGGCCACGGGCGGCCCCGGCAAAACGGTCGAGGTGGATCCCGAACTGGCCGCGAGGGTCAGAGACCGCCTCCTGGGTGTTCTCTTTTCCCAGTGTTTTGATGTGGTCAACCGCGGTATAGGAACCCTGGAAGATCTCAACCTTGGATGCCAGATCGCTCTTGGGTTCAGGAAAGGACCCTTTGACGTCATGAGAGACCTCGGAGAGGAAAGGGTGAGGAGGATCATGACCACTTTCCAAGCCGAAAGACCTGGTATGCCCGGTATGGAAGGAGGGCTTGAAAGATACCAGAATTTCAAAAGAAACGTCCTGGTGGATGACCTGAAGGGGGTGAAGGTTATCACCATCAGAAGGCCTCATGTCATGAACGCCCTCAACACCGAGGTCAACTCCGAGATCCTCCAGGTCATCAGGGAGAACGAGGCCGACTCCTCAGTACGAGGATTCATAATCACGGGATATGGAGACAGGGCCTTCAGTGCCGGAGCAGAGATAGGAAGATTTCCCGAGGTGCTCGGCGATATTGAAGCGTCCATAGAGTTGTGCAGGGAGAGTTCCCGTCTTTTCCGGTACCTCGATCGATCCAACAAACCGGTGGTCGCCGCAGTAAACGGAATGGCCCTCGGCGGTGGCCTCGAACTGGCGATTCGTTGCCATCGAATCGTCGCGACTCGAAAGGCCTGGTTTCAGTTCCCGGAGGTCACCCTGGGAATCCTCCCGGGCACCGGGGGGCTGGTAGTGCCCTATAGAAGGTGGCCGCATGGGGCTCTCCTTTTCCACGATATGCTCCGCCTGGCGACCCGTGTCACAGCACCCGAGGCCCACGAGATCGGCATGGTCGCCTGCCTGGCAGAGGATTATGAAGGCATGATCCAAAGGGCAGTCGAGGAGGTCGAGAGGATTGACGGACGGATCGAAAGAATCACTGACGGACCTGTAGCCATCCCTCCGCCCTCACCCCTGGAAGCACCGGCGGCAGGGGACCTCAGGTTGAGCTCCCAGGTGGTCGAAACCATTACCGAGGCTATCAAGCAGGCTGCGGCCGCCTCGTCTTTTGAAGAGGCACTCGAGGTCGGCTACAGGGCTTTCGGCAGGGTCTCGGCCACCCCTGCGGCCCGAGAAGGGGTTTCAGCCTTCATGGAGAAGCGGCGTCCAGACTTCAAGGCATATGATCAGACTTGA